Within the Candidatus Methylacidiphilales bacterium genome, the region ATGAGAATCATTCTCAAATGCAAGCCCTCCTTTCTCTCGCTCCACTTGCCCCACTATTGTAAAATTAATACCCCTATCCCACCTACATGCCGCCCTCATCACCCCACTCAAAAAAACGCCTCGATCTCCTTCTCTGCGAAATCGGCCTCGCCCCGTCACGCGAAAAAGCTCAAGCCTACATCCTCGCCGGCGAGGTCCTCGTCAACGGCCAACCCGTCACCAAACCCTCCCACCTCTGCTCCTCTCACGACTCTCTCACCCTTCGCACCCCCGACCGCTACGTCAGCCGCGGCGGTTACAAACTCGAAGCCGCCCTAGACCACTTCAAACTCGACCTCTCAAATACCCGCGTCCTCGACATCGGCGCCTCAACCGGCGGCTTCACCGATTGCGCCCTCCAACACGGCGCCACCCACGTCGTCGCCCTCGACGTCGGTCGCAACCAAATCGCCTGGAAACTCCGCCAAGATCCCCGCGTCACTATCCTAGAAAAAATCAATGCCCGCTTCCTCTCCCCTTCCCTTTTCCCAGCTCAACTCTTACCTTTTGACGTCATCCTAATGGACGTCTCCTTCATCTCTCAAAAACTCATCTGGCCCACACTCCCACCCCTCATCCGCAACGGCGGCTCTATCGTTACCCTGATCAAACCTCAATTCGAAGCCAGCCCCCAAGAGGTGAGTCAGGGCGGTATTGTAAAAGACATCTCCGTTCACAATCGGATCATATCGGAGATCACCACCTTCATCCATTCCCTCAACACCTTCCACATCCGCGGCGTCATCCCTTCTCCCATACTCGGTAAAGAAGGTAACCAAGAATATCTTCTCTGTGCTCAGAAAAACACTTCTAGTTAATTCTTG harbors:
- a CDS encoding TlyA family RNA methyltransferase; this translates as MPPSSPHSKKRLDLLLCEIGLAPSREKAQAYILAGEVLVNGQPVTKPSHLCSSHDSLTLRTPDRYVSRGGYKLEAALDHFKLDLSNTRVLDIGASTGGFTDCALQHGATHVVALDVGRNQIAWKLRQDPRVTILEKINARFLSPSLFPAQLLPFDVILMDVSFISQKLIWPTLPPLIRNGGSIVTLIKPQFEASPQEVSQGGIVKDISVHNRIISEITTFIHSLNTFHIRGVIPSPILGKEGNQEYLLCAQKNTSS